The genomic stretch ggtatggctatggtttcaatgctgcagcaattcagatctccaaaaggttgatgaatgaatgagaaggagcagttatttatagctgaaattgGTTGTGCATCACACTTTCCTCATGTGCATGGCATTTAAAATTtgcttgcatgggcctgtgcaaGCGTGTAGCAGGATCAATGATGAATGAAACATCTTGCTGAGATCACATGTAAATGATTTGGACGTGCATTTGGAATTGAATcagcttgcataccaagttataacatgaaatgccaaaatgcacataaatggaaaGGTCTTTGAAACTCCCTAAGTCAAAAAAAagtattgtgagtaatggttggaaagcccttgaaataaggaacaaaagttatgttgggcaaaaattcatttggcatttggaaattgaTGGAAACTGGTtgtgaaaatccaagtacaaaacatatttaagtcacctttgaaaaatttcaccaaaagaAAGCCTATTCAAACCCCTCTATTTTCATGATgaaagattcaaatggaaaaacctccaacataaaagttgtagatattttcaatataatcaatttagactcaaattttgaatcatttggattttctatgacaaagttatgggtATTTGAAGTTGGatactttttcaaattcaatgaattaggtctaatgtgacctataatgttttgtattatcacatgtatttattttaggattatgaaattttgtccaacataacacTTTAAGTGtacatctcaatatttccaatgcatttggtataacctcaaaatcataaaaattaaagaagttattcccttggtaagttgacccaaaattagggtttcagtcaaaatgacctataatgttttgaaattaatgatgacattccaagtttcaaatgtattttttatgaacatgaaattttttcacatggttcttaagaacattttttatcttggggtcatcttcatttgacaaatacatcaaaagttatatctcaatgATACTtagcttagtcagatgacttgactggtcaacttctcaaggtcaaacttccaatcttgatgaataaatgattggggggcctcaaataggctcacatatgcataaaatgatgaatgagagaacttcccttgattaaatttgatcataggttgagattgcttcatgggcaaggcacagtcaaagcacagttgaattagggtttccttgggaaacaatcttcaagccctttgggttatcttgatcaaattggcaaattgggatacttgggagacatatatgatgattaggagctttgtggaccattgtcatgctttttctcatcttcatttagccatttcattgggcttagaAGTCTCCTATGAGCATTGGAACACATGAtcacttaagcttcaaaacaaagagagttagtgacatatttttgtgcttttggttagtaatcaaaaaaataaaaaaaatcaataatatacaatacaagcatgcttggtggtctcaaaccactcacacaagtctcacccctagggttaaggagccaaacatgatatgatccttgaggcaatgcacttgtgcaataacatgatgccatgagggatcttagggtcaaaattagggtcttacaggtcCCTTATTTCTTTATTCTCCAAAAGCGCATCATCTATCTGCTTGTTTATATGGCCCATGATTTCTTTATTTTGATAATGGTGGAGTAGGGAATCTTAAATTATTCCGATAATGAGGTGTGGGGTAAGGAATGTTAAAATAATATGATTTTTCTGTTTTTAGAGTAATAGGAGGGCCAAGAAGTTTGCAAACAATTCACTTTCATATCAGATCAACAAAAAGTATTAATATTCAATAGAATTTATTACCATTTTTTAGCCATTGTCGTAGGTCTGACATGAATTATATATTTAACTTTGTTTCTATGCGTAGGGGTTGTTACCTTCCATGGAAGAATTGTTACATGGAGTTGAACAAAGATTTTATGTTAGGCACTTGTACAACAACTTCAGAAAGAGATTTTCTAACAAGCAATTGAAGGAAATGATGTGGAAGGCAGACAAGACAACATATCCTCAAGCATGAGAAAGAGAAATGAAGAAAATAAGGAAGGTTAATGAGGAGGAAAGCCAAGGAAACATTTCCTCAAGCATGGGAAACAGGTCATTTATGCTTGTTTTTGTGTAATAAATTAGTTCAAACCACTGTAGAATTAAAAAGTGCTCACTACAACATAAAATTAGACAAAATCTAAACATCAACATTAAAGACATACAAAATTACACATTAACAAAGTACTTACTGCATAACATTAAAAACATAGAACTTAACGAAGTACAATTAATAATTCTTGACCAAAAGTCTTACAACACTAACATCATTAACCATAATCACCAGCTCTTGACCAAAATACACATCACTAGTACAAAAATTTAAACTAAAAACATTATGATAAAGACTAGTGTCTTCAACATGTTCGTCATCATCTTCGTAGTGTAATTGTCATCTCCATTGATCTTTTTAATGGTCTTTCTAAGTGTGTTGATTTCTACATCATTTCTCTCACGTTTTGAACATTTAGAAATTTATGACTGATGTATTTCTGATTGCACTTCATCATTGTATTATTTCTCATACTACTCAAAATAATTGCATCCACAATTAACGCATTCACTCTGTTAACATATAACACTCACAATTAACGCATTCACTCTGTTAACATATAACACCCACAATCCATCAGCAAATTTCTATGAAACCATAAAAGACAGAATATATTAATAAACGTACTACAAAGTATCTGCAGCCCCAAAAGAACTTTCCAAAATTCTGTCCTTTCTTCTTAACTTATCACTGATTTACCTCCACAAGGACATCTTGGTGCGATTTCACCATGTGTTGCTCTTGAAATGAAGGATTGAGAGTTATGACTTCATGGATTTGATCCACTGATACCGTAAGAAATCATTGGAGAATAATGATTAGATGGGAGAAAAAGAATTCAATTTTAGGATTTTCATATTCAATTTCTAAAACTTGTTTAAACTAAGAAGAAATAATTTTTTGAGTAATTATTTAAACATATAAAAATCCATGTCAACATTATTAATGACACCTCACTCAAGTTAATGCCACATATTCATTTTGAAACAATTTTTAAAAAAGAACACCGGTGCACACATTTGATAATTTATGACCAAGTTATTACaaataaaaaaaacttttaaAAAAGAATAGTTGTGCACACATTTGATAATTTATTAATTCATTACCAAgttattaaaataaaataaaaaacttttAAAAAAGAACAACTAACCAAGTaattacaaaaaataaaaaacttaaaGATTTTGTTAAAAAAATAACTTAAAAGACCTCCGATATAATTTTGCCTTAATGATATACTCCTCCGTACCTTTTTAAGGatcatttttttatattttaCGCATACCAAGAAAGTTAatcattattgttatttttcaaacaataattatTCTTTTACCTAAAATGtccttaattatttattatattcaATTTACTTTTTTTTCTCTGTGTAATAATTACATAAGGATAATTTTGACAAAAATGCAATTAATACTATCTTAaactttgcaagtgacaattaaaaagaaacaaagTTCCCTCAAAAAAAAATGACATTTATAAAGAAACGGATGGAGTAATAGTATTCTAGGCGGGGGCGAAATTTCTGCAGCGCAGACATATGTTCACCGCCCCCAAATTGCCTTTGGAGGGACTTTGTTCCTCATACTCATGGGATTAAATTCCCTATCTTTGAGACTCCAAACGGGAAATTGCCTTTGGAGGGACTTTGTTCAACTGACTGGTCCAAACAACAAGTTTTAAAACATTGCTCGGAAGTCTCCAGGACCATTTGCTTTGGTAAATACTGTAGAAGCTATAGGACCACCACAACATTTTAGTGGTTGGTTTAAAAAGTAATCTTGAACAACTTAAGTGGTGCAACAAGAAACAAAGAACATTTATATGCAACTGCAAAGCCAACGCGACGATAGAAGCAAAGGAAGTTATATATTTCTCATCTCTCCCAATCCAATATTCATATATGGACGCATTTCCTACATCTAACAAATCAAAAATTTGAACACAGTTAGTAAATAAGAAATTCAGTCATACTTGTTTCAGACTGAATTTATATTTGGTGACGACAGCTGAGACCCAGATTCTAGTAAGAAACTTCTACTACAATATGACCGAGATGTACTCGAAGACGAAGCTAGATATCTTCCATCTCCGCTGTTAAAGTTTCCTTCATTTCTGAGCATTTTCCCTTTGCTTCTTCTTCCTCTCTGCTCATTTCCCTGATTCCCTTCATCTTCAACAGCTTGTAGAAACTCACTGTGCATTGGTTCTGATGTTTCATACAGAAGCCTGAGGACTTGTTTTATTGAAGGCCTTGCCCTTCCTTCTCTCTGTGTGCACCATCCTACTATAGATATTACTGTTTGAAGCTGATCCAAGTCAAAAGATTCCCTCACATTAGGATCTACTAGCTCTAATAATCTAGTTTCAAATTCCATGTATGGTTTGGCCCATTCTACCAAATTCTTGTTATCTTGTATAGCTCTTCTTCCTGTCACAATTTCCAGTAGTAACACCCCAAAACTGTATATATCGCTTTTCTCGGTGAGCTCTTGAGTAACAACATATTCCGGATCCATATAACCTGGAATGCGTTTAACATGCAGAAATCAATATTGTCAATGATGATGTTTTGAAGCATATACAGAACCAGAATACCTATAACTGAAACATGCTGAAGAAAGAAAGATTTATACCTGGAGTTCCCCAGATTTCGGTGTTCACAGGTTCAAAGCATACCGAACCATCTTTAGAAGCTTGTGCAAGGCCAAAATCAGCTATCTGTGAAATGGTGCAACATAGGGAAAAAGGAATTAGTTAAACTTTACTAGCATCTAGTGGAACAGTGTAGGTTTGCATTATTCATACATAACATCATATCAATCTTGTGGTGTTTTGAACTCTTTCATTGCAAAATGAATGCTAAAAGAAGTGGCAGCATGCAACCGGGGAATCATCCAACCTTAGCAACAAAGTTCTGGTTCAGTAAAGTGTTGCTAGATTTGATATCTCCGTGACACAGAGGAGGATCACAATAGAAATGAAGGTACTCCTGCACATGAGAGAAAAGGAGATAGAAAAATAAAATGATGGATCAAAAGCAGTAAACTATTTgattataataaaaaaaatcaattatagTCGGAGAAATTACCAATGCATTAGCTACATCAATGGCAATTTGGATTCTAGTTCGCCAACTTAATGGTGATTTACCAGGGGCTGTACAAATCAACAAACTATATCACTTGACATTAAGGGATTAATTCGGTGTTCAGTATGATCGAAGGTGATGCTAATTAGAAGTTGTTGCACAAAAGCACAGAAGATCCTCTAGAACAGGAATTCATGCACATGAGAGAGGAAGATAAAGGTCTGAAATCCGGTAAAATAATATATTAAACATGGTAGTGAAAACAACGTATAAATGAGAAGCATACAATGAAGATGATCTTTTAAGCTTCCATTTCCCATGTACTCATATAACAGAAACCTGTCATTACACACGCATAACGGTTGGGTTTATCAAATCAATATATGTTGTCAAAGAACATATATAAACATGTAGAAACGGATACCTCTCTTGTTTATTTATGCAAAAGCCTCGTAACGCAACAAGATGCCGATGGTGCAGCCGAGCAAGAAGCTCAATTTCTCTGCAGAAGTCTTCCTCTCCCTGTTCCGAGACTCTGTTCATCTGCTTTACTGCTACAACTTGACCATCAGTAAAATGAGCTTTATATACTGTTCCGAATCCCCCTTGGCCAATGACGGTGCTAAACCCCTCTGTTGCTTTCTTTATCTCTTTGAAATTGAACTTTCGAAACATAGATGAAGAGCCTGCACCACCCTCCcagaataaaataaaataaaaccgACCGACCCCAAACAGGAAACAAATGATCCCATGGAAAATAGATTAAGCACTGATTTTGATGTTACTTTTAAGAAAGTAAATACAAAAAAATGCAATAAATCAGAACCTTACCTTCCTGGAATTTCCATGTTGGCATAGAAGGTAAGGTTTTTGAATGGGGTTTACCAACGTTATCAGGCTCATCTAGCTCTCTGCTCTTTTGGCGAATTAGAACTATCAAGACTATTAGCATCACAAAAGCAATAGCGGTAACTGCAATAGCAATACATGGAACTAATGTCAAGTGATATGAATGGTGTTTTCCCTTAGAAGGTAGACTTAATAGTTGACTTGGGCTATCAGCAGCAACCAGTGGACTTGGAGAAACCTCAGGAGCAGGTAATGGGGATGATTCTGAAACTAGCATCACAGTTGCAAAAATATGATCAGGTAAGTTTTACTCAATCGGTTACAATTTACAGGCTTTCATTTATATGTTAAATGTATATTTTAGTCTTTGACAAAGAATCTCCACGAAAATGGCTGTGGGATTAACATTTTATAgggaaaataaataagagttGCAATTTATCCCGTTCTTCTATGCTTAAATCAGCTTTAGAATTAATTTTGAGTACTCTTTCTAGTAATGCCTTGACATACCAATTGAAAGGAATTAACTTTGAGTACTGTTTCTAGTCATGCCTTGACTTTGTAAGAAGCTATTATAATGAGCATCTGTAATGTTCTAAAGTAGAGATCTCATGCAATTCTATTGCTTCATATGATAATGAGTCTCATGCATATAACTATGTAGAAGGATTAACAAATGAAATACAACCCATGTGCATAGAGACAACTTAAGACAATGTATCACAACAAATTTTAATGGGTTTTTATATTGGACTTCACCCATTCTTACAAGACAGGTTTTATCATGTGAAAGGTGTCTATCACGCCTCCTATCTTTTCTATATGGGACTTGGATTTTTTTTCTAATATACCCCTCACGCCCAACATTATTGATCCTAGTGCATAGATATAAATGGTGAATAGCCCGATTAATAGGCTCTGATATCATATTAGCTTTATATATTGGGCTTAATTCATCCTTACAAAATTGACTTGCAAGGTGAGGGGTGTCACTGATCTATGTGTGTTCATAACCCACAAGTCCCTGGTTCGTAATCAAACTCTGACATCATATTTGAGGGGTGTCACTGATCTATGTGTGTTCATAACCCACGTAATCAAACTCTGACATcatattatatttttatattgGACCTGATTGATCCTTACAAAATCACATTATAAGATGAAGGATGTCTCTCTTTATAAACTTTTACTAGGCCTTCTATCTATTCTATGTGGGATTTCAGTTTTTCCCAAAAATTGTAGTTAAAACTTGGAATTTAAAAATGTTATTACCAGGAGGCCCGAGAAGTCCTTGAACGCCAAAGAAACAACTTGCAATATCAGTAGTATGCTTCTCATCAACTTGGCTTGCTAGTGCAGTAAAAGAGGCATCACGACATGTACTCAATGTAATATTATCTTCAATTCCCAAATGATGCAGATAACCAATGCTGGCGTTTAAGCACTTCTTACAATTACTTTCCTTTCCAAGTGGCACTTTGCAATGCTTTGTGACGTCTACATATCTGGGAGATTGCAGCATCTGCATGACACTAGTTCGACCCTTGCATTCATAATTAACACGAATTTTTGTCCCAAATCCACAGAAAACTGTTGCAAGTTGTGGAACCCCGTAACGTTGCAGGGTATGAGATATGGTTTGGAGGCAGATATCAGAGGTATTTAGAGGAACCCCTAGGTTGCTTGTTGCATTAGCAAAACGAGCAACAGAAATCGCAATATTAGCATTAATGTAGCGGCAACATTTCCCTCGCTCACCTGGGTCAGAGCATAGAGAGGATGCCAACGTAAAGTTTGAAGCAGTAAAATCCAAAGGGCAATCTGCAAAAGGAGTGGCAATATCAGATCACTAAAACTAAATCACATTTATAATCCGTTACCTGTGAAGTCAACATTTTACTACCAGTACTTTTTGACATTATCTCACACAGTAGAAAATGAACTCAAAATTAATAAGTACTAATATTTGAAGAAACATGGACTAGATATGATTTCATAGATCATGTTTTACTTCAGATCATTGTTATAATTAGAGGAACAAAATAAGGTAGTAGATTACATTTCTCAAGGACACCAATGACTTTGTGTCTCCAATTATATGCCTTAAATTTCATAACAAGTCTAAGCCTATGTTTGGTTTCGCAGTGGTGAAAATTGATTTTGAGTGAATTGAAGGAAAAGTTATTTACGTTTGGTTACAATTATGCAAAAATGAGTTGAATATTAAATTCCAGTGTAAAAATAATGTTTAGACTTAAAAGTTACAAATTCTAATTTCAATTAGAATAAACTCTGAAGACAAAATCAATTCTACTGTAGAGGAACCAAACATGTCAAAATCAATTATCCATCTCTAAAATCACTTTTTCCTCTTCCAAAATTGAAACCAAACATAGCCTAAGTCTAAGTGTTTTTGGTTTTGCGGTGACAAAAATTGgttttgaattaattaatttttaaaaattggTTTTAGTAAAAACTGAGTCAAATATGAAGTCACTTATGTTTGAAAAGATTCACATAAAACTGAGTTGAACAATAAatttaaatatgaaaataatgTTTAGAGTCAAAAGTTGCAAAATAGACATCCAAACCTATCAAAATCAATTCTACTTTGAGACATCCAAACATATCAAAATTAATTCTACACCTCTAGAATCGATTTTGCTTCATCCAAAATTGAAACCAGACCTACACTAGAAACATCAATTTCATACAGTTCATACCAGTAAAAGGTACAACAGAAAATTCAAGCTATGCAGGCATAGACTTATCCAATAACTCCTATTAAATGCAGGCAAAAATTACCATTTTGAGCAAGGCTATATAAATCCAGGGTATGACAAAAAAGAAGGGAAAGAAAGTGAGAGAAATTCTAGTAATGTACCAAACAAAAGCTAAGAATGAGTTTGATTAGGTCATGAATAGAAGCAAAAGGGGTAACCTAATCATAATCATAACAAATATGTAAATGCAGCCGAAAGAATAGCAATTCAACAAGTGCAGTTGTTTTGTTTCTGATAATAAAAAAGGGGGAAAAGGGGTAAAAGATAATGAAGCAAAAGATAAGAAAAGAAAGAACTTTTGAGTTTTGAATGAAAGAATGAATGAATGAACTAACCAGCCATTAGGAGAGGGAGGTGCATTCCAAGAAAATGCAACAATCCCAAGAAAGAGGGAAATTTGTAGAGAAACATTGTTGAGTTGAGAAAAAGGAGAAAGAAAGATGAAAGTAGAGTAAAGAATTTAAGAGTGTTTAGAAGAAGAAGGTACTTGAAATTGACCCATTTGGGGAAATACTG from Lathyrus oleraceus cultivar Zhongwan6 chromosome 7, CAAS_Psat_ZW6_1.0, whole genome shotgun sequence encodes the following:
- the LOC127101200 gene encoding probable receptor-like protein kinase At1g49730 isoform X1 translates to MFLYKFPSFLGLLHFLGMHLPLLMADCPLDFTASNFTLASSLCSDPGERGKCCRYINANIAISVARFANATSNLGVPLNTSDICLQTISHTLQRYGVPQLATVFCGFGTKIRVNYECKGRTSVMQMLQSPRYVDVTKHCKVPLGKESNCKKCLNASIGYLHHLGIEDNITLSTCRDASFTALASQVDEKHTTDIASCFFGVQGLLGPPVSESSPLPAPEVSPSPLVAADSPSQLLSLPSKGKHHSYHLTLVPCIAIAVTAIAFVMLIVLIVLIRQKSRELDEPDNVGKPHSKTLPSMPTWKFQEGSSSMFRKFNFKEIKKATEGFSTVIGQGGFGTVYKAHFTDGQVVAVKQMNRVSEQGEEDFCREIELLARLHHRHLVALRGFCINKQERFLLYEYMGNGSLKDHLHSPGKSPLSWRTRIQIAIDVANALEYLHFYCDPPLCHGDIKSSNTLLNQNFVAKIADFGLAQASKDGSVCFEPVNTEIWGTPGYMDPEYVVTQELTEKSDIYSFGVLLLEIVTGRRAIQDNKNLVEWAKPYMEFETRLLELVDPNVRESFDLDQLQTVISIVGWCTQREGRARPSIKQVLRLLYETSEPMHSEFLQAVEDEGNQGNEQRGRRSKGKMLRNEGNFNSGDGRYLASSSSTSRSYCSRSFLLESGSQLSSPNINSV
- the LOC127101200 gene encoding probable receptor-like protein kinase At1g49730 isoform X3; protein product: MQMLQSPRYVDVTKHCKVPLGKESNCKKCLNASIGYLHHLGIEDNITLSTCRDASFTALASQVDEKHTTDIASCFFGVQGLLGPPVSESSPLPAPEVSPSPLVAADSPSQLLSLPSKGKHHSYHLTLVPCIAIAVTAIAFVMLIVLIVLIRQKSRELDEPDNVGKPHSKTLPSMPTWKFQEGSSSMFRKFNFKEIKKATEGFSTVIGQGGFGTVYKAHFTDGQVVAVKQMNRVSEQGEEDFCREIELLARLHHRHLVALRGFCINKQERFLLYEYMGNGSLKDHLHSPGKSPLSWRTRIQIAIDVANALEYLHFYCDPPLCHGDIKSSNTLLNQNFVAKIADFGLAQASKDGSVCFEPVNTEIWGTPGYMDPEYVVTQELTEKSDIYSFGVLLLEIVTGRRAIQDNKNLVEWAKPYMEFETRLLELVDPNVRESFDLDQLQTVISIVGWCTQREGRARPSIKQVLRLLYETSEPMHSEFLQAVEDEGNQGNEQRGRRSKGKMLRNEGNFNSGDGRYLASSSSTSRSYCSRSFLLESGSQLSSPNINSV
- the LOC127101200 gene encoding probable receptor-like protein kinase At1g49730 isoform X2, with translation MFLYKFPSFLGLLHFLGMHLPLLMADCPLDFTASNFTLASSLCSDPGERGKCCRYINANIAISVARFANATSNLGVPLNTSDICLQTISHTLQRYGVPQLATVFCGFGTKIRVNYECKGRTSVMQMLQSPRYVDVTKHCKVPLGKESNCKKCLNASIGYLHHLGIEDNITLSTCRDASFTALASQVDEKHTTDIASCFFGVQGLLGPPVTAIAFVMLIVLIVLIRQKSRELDEPDNVGKPHSKTLPSMPTWKFQEGSSSMFRKFNFKEIKKATEGFSTVIGQGGFGTVYKAHFTDGQVVAVKQMNRVSEQGEEDFCREIELLARLHHRHLVALRGFCINKQERFLLYEYMGNGSLKDHLHSPGKSPLSWRTRIQIAIDVANALEYLHFYCDPPLCHGDIKSSNTLLNQNFVAKIADFGLAQASKDGSVCFEPVNTEIWGTPGYMDPEYVVTQELTEKSDIYSFGVLLLEIVTGRRAIQDNKNLVEWAKPYMEFETRLLELVDPNVRESFDLDQLQTVISIVGWCTQREGRARPSIKQVLRLLYETSEPMHSEFLQAVEDEGNQGNEQRGRRSKGKMLRNEGNFNSGDGRYLASSSSTSRSYCSRSFLLESGSQLSSPNINSV